gaacaaaaaaaaaataaatacactatGAGGTCTGTCCAAATCCTGGCATTAGAAGACCACACATCAGCCCAAACAAcatcatattatttttgtaaattattgtaagaaactactgttttgtgtgtattttcataaaaatgggtaaaatatgcaattttaatacattttcaatttgtATATGTTTTTGGAAGGAAGCTCCCGAACAGTGTCTTGCACAGGGGGTCCCATCCCCCACTTTGGAAACCACCGCAATACATAGCAGTGCACATTTTGGCGGTGTGACTTTAGTGAACATGATTAGACATCACTTAAATCGTGGTAAAGAATCTTCTGCATTGTAGGAGACTCAGACTGGTGAGCAACTCTAATATTATTAAAAACCcagaaaccaaaaatgaaaTTTGGGCCGTGAAGTAAAGAACCATTAAAAAACTGTATGCTGCATGGCAGTAATGTTGTATACCTCCTCTTGGCCATGGGGCTGCCGTCCTGCTCGGCCCTCCTCCAGAGGTAGACCAGCAGCCTGTGCTTGAGGGAGTTGATGGTTTTGTCAGTGTACAGGCGAGGGAAGCCTGACTGACTTTCAGCCTGAGCCTCGGTGTAAACTGCTGAAAGAGTCAGCAGGTCGTCCTCATAACAAAACCGACCAATAGTCCGCACATCTAGAAATGTTCCCTCTGCAGTGACCtttgaagagaaaagaagggatattgtttttaatctgtttgaaCAGAAAGTAACCTAAACACCACATAATTATAGTAAATGGTGAGTTAATAGAGAACAATTTGATACAAAGAGCAGATGGGGATGTGGGCAGGTCAggactttatgtgtgtgtgtatgtgtgtgtgtgtgtgtgtgtgtgtgtattcagagCAAATAAGCACACTAATGGCATGATTACAGGGCTTCTGCTGGTAAATCATTGGTCAGGCACATCACTTTGTTAGCCATGATTAAACTCTGTAAGTATATGATTAGTGTAAAACCAAAGTTACATCACAAAGTGTTAGCCGGTGCACCGTCACAGCACACCTCCTTTTGATGCATGGAAAACCTGCTTCATTTTACCGCCCATATTAGATGCCACAATAAAGAACCCATGTATAGCAATTTAGTTCTTCCCTTGCATGGATGCCAACTCATAATAACTCTGATTTTATAAGCAGGATGAACTTCATTATTTGCAAGAAATCCATTTTAAGATGACATACTTTCTTCATGAGCTGATAAAAATCTCCCCAAAATTACTCACTGACCTGTCCCCAAAAGAACATGAtttagagatttaaaaaaatccctgGAACAGtcacaaataaatacagatgtGTGTGATAAAAGCGTCACCTGAAACACATGAATGGTCTGCTGCTGGACTGACAACACAGCCAGGATGTTCCTATACAGGTAGAGGCCCTGGTTGTGGGACAGGATGATCTTGTCACACTTAAAGGACCTGGTGTCACACAGCCTGCCAGTGTGGAGGTCAATGATGTGGAGGGAGTAGTCCTCTAGAGGGGACCGGGGGTTGGGAGTAACAGATTCGTTATTCCGATACACCTGGCGGGACAGAAGAAGGGGCACCATGACACTCATGCTACATTTGTCTTGAATTAGAATATATAGGTTTGGCGGCGTCAGTACCTCAAAGAAATAAGGTGGTGGCTCCTCTGGGACATACACAGCTGACCCAACAATGACATAGCGGCAGTCGTCTGTGAAAAGGCTACACTCCCGGTTGAGGTGTTCTCCGTTTGAAGCAACATTTGTAACGTGGAGCAAAGAGAAGAAGCGCTCAAAGAGGCGGCCCCTGATATTGAGTGAGCGCTGGTCGTTGGCTGTCAGAAGAGTTTCTCCCTCTTGGCCTCTCAACAGGTCCTGAGCAGCCTGGCAGCCTTGATATTCATATATCTGCAGGAGGAAGGGTTGAGAAAAGGTTTAGAGGGGTTTAGCGAAACAACATTTTGTTAAGTAACCCTCTGTTGTCTCCTTACCTCCAGAGAAGTCTGGTCAGAGGAGAAGGCGATGAAGCAGCGTCCATCTGGTGAGAACTTTCTCAGGAAGCACGGGGGCTTTTCCACATTGACCACAGTGAAGTTGGGGAAGAGGTTCTGGTGGAAGCAACGAACTCTGTACCAATGAGCTCCTGGTCGTCCTGAGCAGATCCTACGCCTCTCCAGGCGATAGACCACGTTTTGATTCTGGATCCGTCTGGGCTTCAAGGTTTGAGTGTCATCATCCATTGCAGTGATTAAGGATTGGTCTTAAACAGGGAAATGACTTCATCACATGGACATGCCTGTAAGGGGGGATAtctgggagaaaaagaaaaaacaagagatgAGGATCAGATGAAtagtacatttttttgtaaaacatgttttagttCTCAAATTACATACTTGACATGAGAGTTATTGACATGTTGATAAATAGATTCACAGTTGACTTGATGAAGTTAAGTATTAGTATAAAtgaagtaaaagtaaaacatctTTGTTGTTTAACAAAAGCAAAGACTTGCTTGCATTCTCCTCATGACTGTAAacctttgagatttttttttggctgagtaaaaaaaacctcactgaAGACAGATACCTGGCCTCACATGaaacttagacttagactttctttattgtcattcaaacttgtactttacggTGCAGATAAGAACGACATTTCGTTGCATTTGGCTCGTTGTAGTGCAGAGATAGCAGCAAGTATTTACAACAACTTTGATCATTCATTAAATATCAAGTGTAAATTATAATTGAAGAATTTGCTtctcagtttttcttttgtttatgaAGTAACAAATCCTTTACTCACATGAGCAATAtaataaagcaaaaaacaaGGGACAAGACTGATGCACATGAGGTGCTGACTTTTAGGGCCTGGTACATGATTAAAGTTACAAAACACATTCCAATATGTGTGGAAAATCCTCCACATTCCCAGCTTTTAAAGCAGGCTTTCTGATCTTGATTTGTAAAATGCAAGAGACTCATTATGAATGTGTTTATGAAGGAGCACAGGACAACACATTTACTGTAACAGGGAAGAGAAGACCTTTCTCCACTCATCTGGGTCTGTTTAGACTCTGACCACAGCCAAACAGACAATAAGGAGCCATCTATAACTACATCAATAAACCTCTGACATAGTGCGCATTTACCCACTTGATGCTTTTGAGAAGCCGAGCTGGTCCTCCAGAACAGCTGATCGAGTAAACGTGAAGTTTGGCAGACGAGCAGGTCACGTTAGCTACCACCCGCTAAGTGGTACCTGAGCAGGTGGAGAAAGGGGTCGTCCGGCTCGTCTTATGTCGAGAAGTGCACCGTAAACGTTAAGTTAAAACCTGTAGTTGAATAAGTCACACTacagcctttaaaaaatgaaagcgACAAGCAGCCGCTATGTTTGTGACCCGTGGAGGAACCGCAGAAGAAGAATCGGAAGAGAGCAGCGAAGAAGAGCGCTGCTGTTTAAACAGCGACACCACGTCCTCCTCAGGTGTAAAATGATATTGCAACCTGTATAAGTTGTGTCTTCAAGTCAATGGCTTTGTGATATGCTCTGCTACAAAAAGCCACCAAAACCATGGTGATGTTTAAGTCTTTTTAACACAATATAATTCAATGAGTATGACAAATAATGTAGGCTTACTGTATGCTTTTTGAttactacaattctacaattcacttagcagacgcttttatccaaagcgacgtatatcagagagtaagaacaacacaagcaaggagagagaaaaaaaagggaacaatgtcagtaagagcaaacgatcacctttgagtccgattggacacacaggtgctgacaggtattgcacagaggcaaagcacaacattacTCACATATATAGGAAGCAATAGGCTGTTAGAAACATTcaattcacaatttaaaaaaagaaaattgcaatGGACGGCATTTTCAGGTAATATTCACAGTGGctgaaccaaacacacacctgctgatTTCCCTGAAGTGGCCATTTACTGATCAGTTGGTGGGTTTGCAAGTGAGGCGCACAAGTGCCATGGCAAACTTTAAACACAATTATAATCGCTTCAGCTAAATTGGCAGACAAAAACAGTAATTCTTTGGCTACTGTACCGTGTATATAACCCTTGTTTGTTTAGCCGATTTAatataatacatttgtttttaacagcatgtaacagagtgaagcaaagGTGACTGGATTTTCGCTCCCCATAATGACATGTAATTAATTTTGATTATAACCTCTCTTATGAGGCATGTTCTTACAGATTCAGAAAAgcattataaaaagaaaaagaaaagtgcccAGAGAACATTGGTCTTGAAGACTGCTAATGGGTCTTTGTGCAAATTATCCCTGACCAAAGAGTCTCGTTTGAATGTTGTAATTTTCCATAAAAGCACATGAAGTGTGCATaaaaggccagtttgaaaagaaaaatgaagaaattaatGGAggtaaaatgtgaaattatCCACTTTGAAATCTAATGGCATTTTCTTTTCCAACCATGCCTGATTAAACCTGTGCTTCAaaatgtggttgtgtgtgtctgtcattgTGTAAAGTTTGTGTGCAAAAGTACCCATGTTTTAGCAGAACCTGTTGTGTCTTGTTACTCACaatgtgtgttgacatgttttgTGCGCTACAGCAATAACTCACACAGTAAGTGTAGAAACTCTGTTCTACCCTTGCTTGTTCTTCTGCTATTAAAAAAATAGCTATTAACCACACACTGCAGGACCCTCGCCTCAGCTTTTAGCCAAAAAACAAGGTGCTTATTTAAGATCATTTTTTCATCCTTGTGTGCTTTTTCACTGCCCAAAGTGGACAGTGTCTACACTTCACTTCTCTTTCTCCAGGTGAAACAgcacaaaaatgttgttcttaACTGCATACCTACTATCATCCTACCCTAAAATGGTAGGATGCAAACCTGAGAAGACCGGAGAATtgaattgtttcttttttttttcacattcaagTGAAATAAGGGATTTTAAAGTAATACAACCAGGGCATGCGCTGACTTTCGGCGACATCAGATGTCTTATAAAAGCAAACCATTTATAAGAGAGAAACATCCATAGCTCTGGATATCGTACAAATTTGCTCAGCATCCTCTCTGTAGGGAATTTTAGCTCCTACCTCCGGCGTGAGATACATTACCAAGGGCTAAATCCAACaggataaaaatatatttcatcagTCATTATACATCAAAATTTGAATAATGAACCAGTAGAAGCATTTTATTCTTTACAGCTGATGTCCgatggtgggttttttttaggaCAGCTTTAAGTTCATGTTTCCCTTAATGTAGGCTATACTTGTTTACCTataaccaggtaattaaccaAGTGAGATCAACATCTCATttacaagggtgacctggccaagagggcagcagcacacgtcaaaataaatattacacgATCAAGAAACAGTTcacaaacaataagttaagagaaaacaaaaattaCAATGTGTGAATTGGTCTGCAGATAAAGTGCAGTGTCTTGATCTCATAttacaattcaaaaacacaggCACCGCCCAATTGTCTcgctttttttgtcttttaagatcgagccaaaggcttcaaggGAAATGAGATCTGCCAGTTTCAAgacattttggagaaagttcccTGCAGAGGGAGAAGCAAATCTAAACGCTCTTTTCCTGAACTCAGTGTGGACACGaggaacagacagtttaaaaacataccAGGAACACAAGGCATACGGTTCTTTGAAGGTATGAACATGAATAAGAAGGAACTGAAACAAGAAGAGCTTTATAAAAAATGCTCAGCcagtgtacagtatatatacctGCACGCCTTCAAggctggccaatcagatttagtgtacaggtcacagtgatgagtaaGGCGTCTACAACCAGGAACAAATCTCAACACACGGTGAAACACGGTGTCCaatgactgtaaacatttgGCCCGAGGCACCCATCTCCAAAATCCAACAAAGGAAGAAAACTTGATGACAAAAGAAGTTTCCTAGCTCTGAGGGAAAAgcagcatttatttttataataaaatcCCAACTTCACcaacaacatgaacatttaCATGTTTCTTGTAACTGAGTCTATGTACCTAgttcttctttgttttacagtttaacCTGGCAGCAAAGCAAATTTCTCCCTTGGGGACAATGAAGataaaagttgaagttgaagatCTTAAGTActaaaaatgttccaaaaaaGTCGGACAAAAAGAGTAGAGCTCTTTATCACCCCGTTTTAGAAAGGTAAATTATGGAGTTGAACAGAGTGAGATGTCTCGTATTGCCTACATCATCATTTtgaaaagacagacacacataaaagGGCATTTGCATTAAAGGACATCTGAAAGAAAAGTATAAAGCAAAGCCGTTGACTTGATAAAACTCGTATATAAAAGGCACTTAGAAAAGGTTATTCAGTAAAAGCAATACATTGTTTTACCATTTCCTGCACCTGTTCTTATTCAGACAGTTGGGTTTGGCATTTAACAAAGCTTTTAACTTTTCAATCCAGTCTAATTTTAAAGCACAATCggacattttaacattgtaACTTTCCAATCCTTACCTAGCATGAACTTTTCGTGTCCCTTTGGCAGTGGATGATTTCTGGTGGGGTTTTCTGAGAAATTACAGTGATCACGAGTGCATTATGGCGGGCCAGTTTGCTTGCAGTGTCCTCAGCTCTGCAAAGTCCGAACTGCTGGACTGTGTGAGAGCTGGACATGTGACTGACAGGTAGATGAAGCTCTCAGCTTCATCTACCTACTTGTTCTGGCATCGAAACCAACCCACTGATGGAAGTATTTatcatcatttgttttaatgaatcaacattgtataatttaaatataaaatgtacttTATATAGAAGTAATCATCTTGTGGCTTTGTCATGCCAACAGCTCCCCTTGTTTCCTttagtctgtctgtgtgtgtgtgtgtgtgtgtgtgtgtgtgtgtgtgtgtgtgtgtgtgtgtgtgtgtatgaatgtgtgtgtttgagtgagcgTTTGTGTATGGACGTGGGTTTCCCCAGTGACACTCTGTGGCTCCCTCTTGATTGCTGTTCATTCAATCCACCTGCTCAGACCGGCACACCTGCTTCCCATCGCTGTGTCAGCTACTGCCTCGTCTCAGGCTTTTCTTCGAAACATTTGATAATCTGAAGAGCGTTTTCAGCtagttgttgttgctgtgatttCTTTTGCTTCAGGATTACCACTAACCCACCTGCATTCCTGCTCAGCCATCTGCCTCAACCTGCTTCGCTGGATTCAAAGCCTCTCCATCAGCCATCTGGTCAGCCATCTTCCCCTTCCCTCTTCAAACATCTGGAATCATCGACACATCTCCATCTCCCTTTCAATGCAATAAACCTCTGATTCTATGTTCTGCATCTGGGCTTTTACTCCCTGGTTGTAACAGGCCTAGGATAAGAAAGAGAAGTCAGCAGCAAGATGTCCTTGGGTAGGTTACTGAAACCCATATTGCTACTGAAGCATagatgtgagagtgtgtgtgatcgAGTCAGTATAAAATAAGATTAGTTGATGGGCAGCTTAACAGCCTCTGTACTAATAATGTGCTAAAATGACTAACAATGTCCCATGTTGTACTTCCATTattaaacaaagtaatacaCTGTCTCTTAAACACACTGCTGTGACAGACGGTTCATAGTGCACGTCTTCTCTCTTGGTGGAAGGTTCGGACGTGTTATGGAATAAAATATCAGTGCCTCTAAAGGAACACGCATAAACCAACATCCAACCAAAAATTGAGCCAGCAGCACTTGTGTGTTTACTTCCTCAAACAATATTTTCCCAAAACATGTTAGTGGGGAGGCAGAGGCCAAGAGTCACAGCAGCATTAATAGGAAACAAAGTCAGAATGTTTTGTAgaaaatgtgttgttatgttgcatttatatatttttcttttcattgagtCCACCCACACAAATCACATCTCAATTTACATGCACAAGATGGGCTCAGGggttaaatacacacacacaggacaccactcacaaatcacaaacacacacactaaaaaacaTTGTTATGTTTGTCTATAAactcatttaaatatgaaagactAGGTCATAACAACAGGTCTTTAAAGTCACCAGGAGATGCAAACTTAGCCATTTTTGTTACAATACCAGATGAATTCATCATTTCTAAGTGAACCCTAATTAATCTTCAGCTTAAGACCCACATCCTTCAATTAATTATACACATTCTCTAACCTCCTGTTATTTACCTTAGCTTATAATGACTCCTGAGCCTCGAGAAGCTGTGCTCTGGTTCTTGTGTAATTCCTTTAGAACCCTCCTGCTAAATGTTAAAcgttttcaatttcaattttctTCAAGTGAGACGTAATTTTAGATGTCAGTTGCCAGGGGAAAGGAAGAATAGTGGAAATGCCACAGCCAATACACATGgtagtaggtgtgtgtgtgtgcgtgtgtttgtaggtgtgtgtgttgggggggttGTGTATGTGATTTCATGAGCGTGTGAGTTGTAATATTACATCTGCTGCCTGTGCACCTGCACATGACTTAATCACACATGAGGTTTATGTGAGGTGGAGGTACAGGTATATAGGTAGGGGTCCAAAATGAGGTTTTTCTCCTGTATTTATTTAAGCATTAGCTCAACAGAATCAAGCTCTTGATATGTCTTTTGTTTCTAACTCAGCATGACAACGCTGAATAACATTACAACGAACAGAACATTAACCTCTGCTTTGCTTAGATATAGCGCTATCATTCAAACAAACCACTGCCATGGTGATCATTTTTCAAGGTAGAGCTaagttttaaatgaatgtttattAAAATCTTGCAGGCTGTGTTCTGTTTGAATGTCCTTTGGCATAAAGTCTAAACCAGTTGTTCAGGAAGTGGGGGAGacatggagaggggggggggggttgtgggatgccttccaaaaacaaaaatatgcatttaaaatgatttaaaacaaaatgtttacccattattgtgaaattctatacgaaaaagttaaattagtagttcaatttaaaataaaagtgagatAAATTCTAAAATGAAAGTAATCAAAGTTTTCACATGACAGCAACAAAGTAAGTGTCTGCGGCTCTTTACAGCTTACAGCTTCTGGGCTGGaagctattttttttctgaattcacattttattgtagttgttttttaagttaagtctgatatatatattttttttatttacattatttattttttattattcattggttttctattttattctctaATTCTTTCTGTTTTGTCGGATATACTGTCTGGTCACTTGGGGTGGAGGGGTATTGTGTGTTGTATTGAAAT
This genomic interval from Labrus mixtus chromosome 4, fLabMix1.1, whole genome shotgun sequence contains the following:
- the det1 gene encoding DET1 homolog; translated protein: MDDDTQTLKPRRIQNQNVVYRLERRRICSGRPGAHWYRVRCFHQNLFPNFTVVNVEKPPCFLRKFSPDGRCFIAFSSDQTSLEIYEYQGCQAAQDLLRGQEGETLLTANDQRSLNIRGRLFERFFSLLHVTNVASNGEHLNRECSLFTDDCRYVIVGSAVYVPEEPPPYFFEVYRNNESVTPNPRSPLEDYSLHIIDLHTGRLCDTRSFKCDKIILSHNQGLYLYRNILAVLSVQQQTIHVFQVTAEGTFLDVRTIGRFCYEDDLLTLSAVYTEAQAESQSGFPRLYTDKTINSLKHRLLVYLWRRAEQDGSPMAKRRFFQFFDQLRRLRMWKMQLLDEHHLFIKYTSEDVVTLRVTDPSQPSFFVVYNMVSTEVLAVFENTSDQLLELFENFCDLFRNATLHSQAVQFPCSASSNNYARQVQRRFKDTIVNAKYGGHTEAVRRLLGQLPISAQSYSSSPYLDLSLFSYDDKWVSVMERPKTCGDHPIRFYARDSGLLKFKIQAGLLGRPVNHAVRRLVAFTFHPFEPFAISVQRTNAEYVVNFHMRHVCA